The DNA segment CAGCAAATCAAGCACTGATTTTAGCCCTAGAGGTATATACGCTCTGTACTGCCTGGAGTTAAATAGTTAAAATCCTGGAGTTTTAGCAGGCAAGAACACTAAGCATGTTCTTCTTGGAGTTGGAAAATCCTAACCTATATAAACATAAGAAGAGCTTTTCATGCTTGTGACACTGCTATTTGTCTCGTAATCTTGAAACGTGTACGTGAACTAGTGCAGGTTTTGAAGCAGTGATTCACCTTCCGAGCGTTCAGTACAAGAGCAAGAAATTGAAGCATGCGTGGAATACATCTGGATTTTTCCTCAGAATCTGTAATAAACCAGCTTCATGTTTTAGGACGAAGATGAGTCCCAGCCTTGCTGTTGAGCAGAGATTTCTTTGAAAGGAGAGGCATCTTAACGGCTGTTAATGAAGTTAGTCTAAAGCTTTCAGTAAACAAAGCAGTTCTAGCTATCACTTGTGATATTAATATACTCATGAATACTACCATTCTTAGCAGCTCAGGATTTCATTGGCTTTGCATGGACAGGTTGGTTTTGAAGCAGTGTGTGTGGTTTGCATGCTCTCAGGGGTGGGTCCCTAACTAACTAGAAAGTACAACTCCCAGCTTTCTGCTTCAACTTGTGTTCTCTGTAGTTCTTGGGAAGACATTAAAGCTTTCCTCGGCTTCTAGCAGCAGCTTGGCTCAGGCAGTGTAGCTGAAGCGATGAGGAAGTGTCTGTCTAGCTCCCTCATAACCTTGAGTTTGATTTGTCAGGATAACTGGTACATGCCTGGGTCACTTTTCAAATCCCAGCCTGAGTGAGAAAGTATCAAAAGACTTAAATCTCTGATGCCTTTCAGTAAGCAAGCTGTTCTTCCTTCACCATCTGGGTGtgtgcaggggaaggaagggagatgaAAGTGGTATTTTTTGCTAATGCCTGTCACTGTAACCAGAGCAGTCTTCCAGACAACGTCCAACAAATACTGAGGAGCAACAAGGAGACTCTCTTGCAGTCTTGCACTGTCACACATACACATTCAAGATGTGTTATGGAGTGATGCATCTCCAGTTCTTAATTACAGTTAATGTCTTTTCCAGGTATTCCCCAGCTCATTAAAGCTTTACTTAAATCCCAAGAGCTAAGCATCCTCATGGCAAATTCCTTGCAACTAATGTGTCTGTTCTTAATGTTTTAGCGGCAAGACCTGACGAATTAGACAATGAGAGGTAGGAAACTAATTGAATCCTCTGCTGTTTGGTACTTTGCTGTGATACTGTGTAGTTATTACCTGCACGTGCTTGTAATGTTGGCGCATTTGAgtgaggaaggaagggggagaagggagctaCTTAGTGGAGGGAGGGTGGAGCCCTGGACTCTGTCAAGCCATTGTGACAAGTTTGTGACTTGCCCAAGCCATTATATTATACTTAATCTTTGCCTCATACTGACCTGCAATAATGCTTGCTTAAGTGTTGTAAAACTTCCCCTGCTACTCCCCCCCTGCACCCTTAAGTTAGAGGTGCTGCcttaaaagaaattccttttgtGTAGGCttccagcagcaggaaaacaactttttttttttttttttttttaaataatgaagtcTTCTGAGACTCCATAGGGAATGTTTAACAGGCTTGTCCCAGAAGTTGTTACTGCATAGTTATGATCTGACTGCAGCGTTAATAATGGGTTGAGAAATGTTGGGGTGTTGTCTTACTAATAACACCTTCCTCTCTttctgcctgcctgtgctgccgGGCCGCACTGGATGCTCGGCTCCCGATTAAATCACTTGAGCAGTTgccaaatgacttttttttttttttttttgcgagaGACCCAAGCACAAAAAGAATTCCTCTTCCTAACCTTCAAGTACTTGTGACTAGCAGTTAAGAAGCACTAATAGAACTTGCCAAAGACAATGCCTCCAAAGTAACTGAATATATTAAGGTACAAGGCTGCTTGTAAACCTTGTGCTGAAATCTTGGGGGTTGCAGTTGAccaaataaatgcagaaaaaaacagattcgCTTGATTTGCTTCTGCACTGCCCTTTCCCTCCAGTAGCATGGAAACTAGTCTAAGCCAAAAGACTGAATGACTGAAATTACTGCTCCTTAGCTGCTATGGGAGAACTGGGACATTTGTAGAACGGTGTGTAGAAGTGCTGCTTTTGGCAAGGTGGTGTTTTGAAAGGCAGGTTGACCCTCATCTCTAGAGCCCAGCAGCtgggggagaagagaaggcagtATTAAGACAAGTGTTTGTAACAAGTGACTTCTGCACTGATGTCGATGCAGTAATACCTATTCCCGAATGCTTCCCTTCACTGCAGCTGGGGATACGTTCACCCTCGTCTTCTTGGAGTGCCAGAACTCTGTCACCATTTGGCTGAAGGATGGGTGGCTGGGACCAACTTCTTAAGTAATCTCTTCATTTTCAAGAGGCAAAACCCTGGAAAGGTAAGAATGTACAGACCTCAGCAAATAAAATGTGTGGTGTGGAGCCTCTGCTGACCACTAGTATCCTTTTGTGGTGGCATCCAGCGTTGGCTGAATGCATTCAGACACGGGAGGCTACCATGGGAGGTCTCCCACAACAACATGGCTATTAAGTGGTGGAGAGGAATAGAAAGCACAGGCAGAATATTCAGGttgtggaggagggaggagaaaacgAGTGTCGGCATATTGACTGCACTAGTGAAGTGAAAATGTAGCTGCTCCTTCTGGAGGTTTCTAGCTTTTTAAAGTGTCTGTCAAACTCATCTCTCTCGCTGGATTTTAACAGTTTGAGAAAGTgtgtcaagctttttttttcccttctttttttgaGGCTTATGCAAAGAGGAACCTGTAACACGGTGGTACTGTCCTTGTCCTTTTCACCTCGAAGAGTTCTGTCTTCTTTAGCCTCTTCCTTGCTTTTAGCTTACCTGCTTTGGGAAGCTCCTCATATTCTGAGGCAGAGGCCTTGGTATGCTGCCTGTCGCTCTGAAGCCAGATACCACCTGTGTCTGAAGCTAGTCCTAGAGCGGGGTAGTTGAATGCTAGGAAGGCTTCGCTGTCCTTAGAATTATGACTTGACCTAGAATCTGCAGAGAACAAGACGGTCAAGAACTGAGTGAATCCACTGATTAACCTTGGAAACTCACTGTCTCCCATGTCTTCAGTTTTGCCTTCTAGTGTGTGGCGTCTTTACCTTCCTGGCTGTCCTGGGCCGGTATATCCCTGGACTCTTGCTCTCATACTTGCTGTGTAAGTAGATCTCTGTGCCAATACGGACTTGCAAGTGAAAAGGGGTAGAGATGAGTGGGATCTGAATGTCTGAGGGATGGGGCTCTTCTGCTCAAAAGGAAAGCTTGTGTGAatggctttaaaatttaaaataatacattcagCCTGGAATGTGGTGGTTCTTGACCAGGACTCTAAGGTCTCTGGTCCAGAGAGAACATGTTTGAGTGCTTAGTAACTATAGATCTGAGCACTAATAGGTTGGCCTCTCAATTTGTTAAATTGGCAGAGGCGATTGCACCAATTCTAACTGCCTCCTGCAGCATTGCCTCCAGTGCTCAGATCTGGCATACTGTGTGTGTTATACTGCGTCACAAAATGGGCAAGATGTTTGCCAAGTAGCATCCTGAACAAACTTCTAATCAGCATTCCCACTTGCCTCAGTGCTCTTCATCCTGCTGTGGCCCCTTGCTGTGTACCACAGACTGGGGCAGCGCATGTACATGAAGCTGGAGCCAGCTCTGCAGCGGCTGGATTTCAGCGTTCGAGGCTACATGATATCAAAGCAGCGGGAGAAGCAATGTAAGTTTCTGTACTGCGTTTCTGACCCTTGGTACCTGAAACAGCCTGTGAATCGAGCCGCTGGTCTTGGAGTGGGATAGGGCTGCATGTACGGCATGGCAGTCGCTCCAGCGCCCTTGGCAAATACTTGCAACTGCCTTGGGAAGGAAGCGAGGCAGCTCTGCCTCCGCAGGCATCTCCCAGTTAGCAGTTGGTGTAAGCTCTTCGCAGTGCTAAGCCGCTCTGTTTCTCAGCTGCCAGAACTGTGTGTTCCATATTGCAGTTGCactgaaaaaagaggaaggactCAGTGCAAGGTAGCTGCTAAACATGTTCATCTCGGCAAAAGATTTGCAGCAGCCCAAGTCAGAAATGATCACGTTGCTCTGCTGTGGAACAAAGCATGCTGTGTTATGTCCAAGCTTGCCAGTTTAGGGTTTTTCTGCTCGGCATAAGGCTGGTCCTGTACAGACCACTGTCCTAGCAGCAATAATAAGCTTTGACTCTGGTTTCTGGCAGTGCGTCACCGATCCCTTAATCAGGAGGCTGTGGATGATGGGAGTGACAGCGAAGAGGAGCTTGCCGCATTCTGTCCCAAGGTAACGAAGCATCTCTGAAATAGAAGAGCTCAGCTGAATAGAACAAACTTGCTGCATTGCGTGGACACGCAGTGCATGGCCCTGTGTCCAGCACGTTGTAACTGAGTTGCGATGGAATATCAGATGAGGATATTCTCCTTTTAGAGAGGTCTGTCTCACTCAAGTGTGTCCAGTGCAGCTTGTGCCAACTACAGTCTCCTAGGCTGGGCAGTAAAGTGTGGAATGAGCCTCAGATACCAGCCTCCCATGAGGACTGGGTTTAACTGGCAGCCACTGGATCATGTGTTTTGTCTTGAATAATAAGCTTTCCCGTATTGATGTTTCCAATTTTATCTCCTATTTCAAAGCTGGATGACTCTGTGGTCGCCAAGGAACTAACCATCTCTGACTCGGAGCATTCGGATGCTGAGGTTTCCTACACTGAAAATGGGATGTTTAACCTTTCGAGGGGCCAGACTCCCCTGACAGAGGGATCAGAAGGTGAGAGTAAATGGGCCGTTTCTGGAAGGTGTGGGAATGCTGAGCAGGCGCCGGTGTGAtgggtgggagggaggatgcATTCATTGCCTTCTGTCCTTGAGGTCTAGCTGTTTGATGTCTGTCTTGCTGGCTAAGACGAGATGCAACTACCTGTTTCTTCAGAACTGAGCTTCCTTAATTCCTGTGGTGCTTTAGTAGGGCAATGGCAGCTGCTCTTCAAAGGCAGATCCAGCTCTGCCAGTCTCTGGTTGTCGGGATACAGGTTGCAGTGGAAAGGCTGGGAGGGGGTGCTTTCCTCTGGCGGAAGGTGTCTGGTTCAGCATCTGCATTCCTTTGTGAGTGAGCTGGGAGGTCAACAGGCATCccaaatagctgtgtgagggggaGATTAAAGAGCATTTGGTCTGTGAGATGACAAGAGACAGTCTGTCTTGGGGAGGTAATGGCCCGGCTTTTGTGTGCTGTGCTGCCCTTGCCTGCAGGGTGCTTGGCGTGTGCTGTGTATTTAAAGCGCTTTCTGCTCTTCTAGACCTGGACGGTCACAGCGATCCAGAAGAATCTTTTGCCAGGGATCTCCCTGACTTCCCTTCCATAAACCCGGAAGCAACTGGCATAGATGACGAAGATGACACCAGCATTGGGATCCCAAGTCTGACTTACCGCCCACAAGTAACAGAAGATCTGCGTCTCCCTTACGACCAGGAAGAATCCGGTGCACTGCCATCTGTACAGAATCTTACTAACAACATAGCTGGATTTGTCACCAGAGGGATGATACAGCTTGCGCTGTCAGGAGCCCCTCAGCCAGGCTCCTCGCGCAGCGACAATCCCCAGAGAGGTGCAAAGACTTACCTTAGAAGGGCCAGCTCGGACTTGGACACTGATGCGGAAGGGGATGACTTTGAACTGCTGGATCAGTCCGAGCTGAACCAGCTGGATCCTGCTGGCTCGCGGGGCCAGTAAGCAATCCCACCACTTCCCTCTGGTTTTCTATTGCGCATCGTGGAGGGGAATCCTGGAAGGAAAAGCCTTGCACAGTTATCTAGGTCGTCTCCTGTGTGAGTATGAGTGACGTGACAGCCAGTCCTGGCTGGGAACACCACTGTGACTTGTGACTCTGTAGCCTCgcttggattttaaaataaactacacTGGTAATTCATAGGGAAAAGACGTTGATGTGATAGCTCCACAATCACCCATGCGTTGCCCTGCACTGTCTGCCAGGATGCTGCTTGCTCCAAACTTCCTCACTTAAGACAATAAATCTGGTGTCTGCAGCTCTAGAGACCATCGGTCAGACTGACTTAGCATCGCCAAGGACAATCTTGAAACCGACCTTCCGGGGCTGATGTCTAACCAGGTGAAGGGGATTGGTTTCCCCTCAGACTTAGTGTCTGGGACTTAATGCTATTCTGTCTTTAAGACGACCGTTCCCCGCTACTAAAATCTGCACAGAATCCAAGTCTTCTTTCCCAGCAATATCCAGCTCCGGGTAGAAACAAACCCCTTGCTCCTGTTGCGGACACGACGGTGTACGGCCACCATGTTTGTACTTGCGATGACCACTCATCTCTGGTTCCAGCTTTCTAGTGATGCTGTTTTGTAAGAGACGTAATGGCAATAAGACATCTACTGTGATGACTAGAGTCCTGCAAAGAACATCTACATGTGGCAGCTGCTCTTGTGTTGCTTTCCTAAAATAACGGACTAACAATTTGCTAAACCCCCCTGTGCTCCTCCAGCACACGTTCGGCGTGGACGGTGGCAATACTGCACTTCCCCTGACGCTGCCTCTTGGGGAACTGCTAGGGTCGGGTTTtctggaggagggaagagggggagcTGGTCTGCCCGGCCAGTTTTGTTCTGGTCCTGGGGCCagcctgctgcttcccagccttgTGCAGTTGAGAGCCCCGCCGGTAGGAACCGAATGGGGGACACCAGCCCAAGCCACCAGTGACCGAAGAGCTTGTGCCCACTGCGGTCACGTAAACAAACCAGCAGCCTACGGGGGGGAAGACGATCTGCCAGCTGGAGGGCCCGGGCCCTCCGcccctctctgcctctctgaGCTTTCCCATTGCTTTTTCTAAGCCATAGAACCCGATTCCGATCGCATTTGTGCAGCAAAGAACGTACCTCTTCAGGGACACGCCTTTATCTGCTTCTTTTTGTCTAAATCTGCTTGCCTGACAGCGTTGGCCGTGCAGCTGCGCTCGCTGGCTGCGGTCAGGCGGGGGGCGGCTGTGCTCGGCCccggggaagggggtggggagtCGTCAACCGCTTATTTTATACGGCGTAAGCCTCCGCGCTGGCCTCGCACGGCCCAGCTGTCCTGCGGTGCGGTGCCGgcggtggggcaggcagggaacgGCGTGTGCGCCTCACCCGAGCGGGTCTAGGACCGGCTCCTGTCGGGCCCGGGGGTGCggagccccgccccgcccgctggCCCGGCGCTCTCCGGCCGCCGCTTCCCCCTTCGCCCcgcagcggccgggccgggcccgtcCCGCCCTGGGGACGCCGCTCTCCTCCGGGCCGGGCGGAACCGCGGGCCGGCTCCGCGCTCCGGGAAAacggggcccggcgggggcggtgctgcccccggccccgccctcgCCTCCCCAGCGCCCCTCCTCCTCGGGGCGTGGCTTCGCCGCCCCCCGCCGATGGGGGCCCGCCCCTCTCCCCGAtgggcggggagcgggcggcgcgcCGGAAGTGCGTCAGCGCCGCcggccgggagcggagcggggcgagCGGAGGCGGAGGATGAGCAAAGGCCGCGagggccccgcggcgggcggtGAGTGAGCGCCGGGCGGGGAGCGagcgccgggccgccgccgccgccctcccgtCGCGGTCCCGGGTGGTGCCGGCGGCCGCGGTGACCGGCGGGCTGTCCGGCAGGAGGCGCCGCCGCCGTCCTGCTGCGGTACCTGCGGGAGCAGAACCGGCCGTACAGCGCCCAGGACGCCTTCGGGAACCTGCAGCGGGAGCACGGGCTGGGCAAggcggtgagcggggccgggccgggccagggggcgcggggcgcgccggggcgcggggcccggGGCCCGGCTGACAGCGCTCGTCCCGCAGGCCGTGGTGAAGGCGCTGGAGCAGCTGGCGCAGCAGGGCCGGGTCCGCGAGAAGGCCTACGGGAAGCAGAAGATCTACTTCGCCGACCAGGtgagccccggccccgggcgccgcccccgcccccgccggcaccCGCCCCTGCTGACCCGCCGCCTCGCCGCAGGAGCAGCTCCCGGCCGCCAGCGACGCGGAGCTCCGCGGCCTGGACGGGCAGATCGCCGCGCTCTCCACCAAGGTGCAGGCGCTGCGGCAGAGCTGCCGGCAAATGGAGGCGGGTGAGCGTGCCCTGCCCGCCCGGCCAGTCCCTCCCCCCCGGCACCCGGAGCGGCTGGGGGCC comes from the Aptenodytes patagonicus chromosome 20, bAptPat1.pri.cur, whole genome shotgun sequence genome and includes:
- the RETREG3 gene encoding reticulophagy regulator 3, translated to MAAARPGGPGERQRRVQALSAALRGRLGPYEPLLSAAQAALVWERPGRSALWWAAAHGLFWFFALTSLRLLFLVAFTLIVVVCLDQWKNKIWPEIGAARPDELDNESWGYVHPRLLGVPELCHHLAEGWVAGTNFLSNLFIFKRQNPGKFCLLVCGVFTFLAVLGRYIPGLLLSYLLLLFILLWPLAVYHRLGQRMYMKLEPALQRLDFSVRGYMISKQREKQLRHRSLNQEAVDDGSDSEEELAAFCPKLDDSVVAKELTISDSEHSDAEVSYTENGMFNLSRGQTPLTEGSEDLDGHSDPEESFARDLPDFPSINPEATGIDDEDDTSIGIPSLTYRPQVTEDLRLPYDQEESGALPSVQNLTNNIAGFVTRGMIQLALSGAPQPGSSRSDNPQRGAKTYLRRASSDLDTDAEGDDFELLDQSELNQLDPAGSRGQ
- the PSMC3IP gene encoding homologous-pairing protein 2 homolog, whose translation is MSKGREGPAAGGGAAAVLLRYLREQNRPYSAQDAFGNLQREHGLGKAAVVKALEQLAQQGRVREKAYGKQKIYFADQEQLPAASDAELRGLDGQIAALSTKVQALRQSCRQMEAELKDLNSSMTTPEMAREMEELRKDCASYTEKLERIKSATNHVTPEEKERVCSQQKLYCKEWRRRKRMATELLEAILEGYPKSKKQFFEEVGIETDEDHNVTLPAAV